A section of the Candidatus Paceibacterota bacterium genome encodes:
- the hemQ gene encoding hydrogen peroxide-dependent heme synthase: MSEPTSRTNAREINETIRYTNWTAFHINHKVVDSTKALAEFGKLIDELKERDIELRGTYDVTAFRADAHFVLWFHAPTAEQIQFAMRKFGNTALGGASTPVWAAMGMHRPAEFNKGHVPAFMAGVPAKKWLSVYPFVRSYEWYLLPEEERRAMLIEHGMMGRDYTGIISNTVSAFALGDYEWVLALESNDLHEIVDMMRTLRSAEARRHVREEIPFYTGRSVEKDELVEMFL; encoded by the coding sequence ATGAGTGAACCGACTAGTCGTACAAATGCTCGCGAAATTAACGAAACTATCCGATACACAAATTGGACCGCCTTTCATATTAATCATAAAGTCGTGGATTCGACGAAGGCTCTTGCTGAATTTGGGAAGTTGATTGACGAACTCAAGGAAAGAGATATTGAACTTCGCGGAACTTACGATGTAACCGCCTTCAGGGCTGATGCGCATTTTGTACTATGGTTTCACGCGCCAACGGCGGAGCAAATTCAGTTCGCTATGAGAAAGTTTGGAAATACTGCGTTGGGTGGCGCTTCGACTCCAGTATGGGCTGCCATGGGGATGCATCGCCCCGCTGAATTTAACAAGGGTCATGTGCCGGCATTCATGGCAGGTGTCCCTGCCAAGAAGTGGTTAAGCGTCTATCCATTCGTGCGCTCATATGAATGGTACTTGCTCCCTGAAGAAGAACGTAGAGCAATGCTTATTGAACACGGGATGATGGGTCGTGATTACACTGGAATTATTAGCAATACAGTTTCAGCTTTTGCGCTGGGCGACTATGAGTGGGTTCTGGCATTGGAATCAAATGACCTCCATGAAATCGTTGACATGATGCGCACACTTCGTTCGGCAGAGGCGAGAAGGCACGTACGCGAGGAAATTCCTTTCTACACGGGTCGATCCGTCGAAAAGGACGAATTGGTTGAAATGTTTTTATGA
- a CDS encoding ferrochelatase, with the protein MKYDAVLLASFGGPESPEDVMPFLERVTAGRGVPRERLEEVSQHYLAMGGVSPVNEQNRQLLGAMRNELKARSIEIPIYWGNRNSEPFYARTLLDMHAAGHKNILTLVTSAYSSYSGCRQYRENLAAALVEADLVGEMRIDKVRHYFDHPGFIRPFAKGLSEALSRFAAEGLSHGKVKILFTTHSIPHSMADSSGSAGSREKYEGGMYIAQHVAVANLVIQEAASHFDGDMPAWQLVYQSRSGSPQTPWLEPDIGDAIRDVAGAGIKGIIVVPIGFVSDHVEVVWDLDKEARTIAESEGLHFTRVATPGVSREFVSGLVDLISERTDASERKALSELGPWSDFCSSDCCPNPRMVLPVIAEIQV; encoded by the coding sequence ATGAAGTATGACGCGGTGCTACTAGCTTCCTTCGGCGGACCAGAGTCGCCTGAGGATGTCATGCCATTTCTAGAGCGGGTCACCGCTGGCAGGGGTGTTCCACGGGAGCGTTTGGAGGAGGTCTCGCAGCACTACTTAGCTATGGGTGGGGTGAGTCCAGTTAATGAGCAAAATCGCCAGTTATTGGGTGCGATGAGAAATGAACTTAAGGCTAGATCGATCGAGATCCCGATCTACTGGGGAAATCGAAATTCTGAACCGTTTTACGCACGAACACTTCTTGACATGCATGCCGCCGGACACAAGAACATTTTGACACTCGTAACAAGTGCATATTCATCGTATTCCGGTTGTCGCCAGTATCGTGAGAATCTTGCTGCTGCTTTGGTGGAGGCTGATCTAGTGGGAGAGATGAGAATAGATAAGGTTCGCCACTATTTTGATCATCCTGGATTCATCCGTCCTTTTGCTAAGGGACTTTCAGAGGCTTTGTCTAGATTTGCCGCAGAAGGCTTATCGCATGGAAAAGTAAAGATTCTTTTCACCACACATTCAATTCCACATTCAATGGCAGATTCTTCTGGATCCGCTGGGAGTCGCGAGAAGTATGAGGGCGGAATGTACATAGCTCAGCATGTGGCTGTTGCAAACTTGGTTATCCAAGAAGCAGCCAGTCACTTTGATGGGGATATGCCTGCATGGCAATTGGTTTACCAATCAAGGAGCGGGTCGCCGCAGACGCCATGGTTGGAGCCCGACATTGGGGATGCGATAAGAGATGTTGCAGGTGCGGGAATCAAGGGCATTATTGTGGTACCTATTGGTTTCGTAAGTGATCATGTTGAAGTTGTGTGGGATCTCGATAAGGAAGCCAGAACTATTGCAGAAAGCGAAGGCTTGCACTTCACACGTGTCGCCACGCCGGGCGTATCTCGAGAATTCGTATCTGGGCTTGTGGATCTAATAAGCGAGAGGACAGATGCGTCCGAACGGAAAGCATTATCTGAGTTGGGTCCGTGGTCGGATTTTTGTTCCAGTGACTGTTGTCCGAATCCGCGAATGGTCCTGCCCGTAATCGCAGAGATTCAGGTTTAG
- a CDS encoding MFS transporter → MRRKVSSQPGTLRILSSLGLGMFLAALDQTVMSTAALTISRDYGHISWQGWLLTSYLLAALITTPIYGRLSDRWGRRPLFLMALLLFGLGSLLAACAPAFSILVIGRSIQGLGAGGLYSLAFAVIADLLPPRERGRYILLFVAIFGSSSILGPLIGGVIAAQQTILGISGWRWIFIINIPLVLIALVRAFLDLHVKQELADHRFDYLGVTLLGTSILTLLLEVQAATIHILGLEQVGLLVIFVVTTVAFGIVERRRKDDALIPVHFFENHLFRVTVISSAVSGAAMLVAIALVPLAIQIVHFKSAAIAGVILLASGFGNLFGSSLGSRSLSKSSEYRWMLTGGLGFMSAGFIGLALREQLINSAVALVLIGVGSGLVTQFTSVVAPSALGNKYRGAGSSLNTFFRQLGGLLGVGLAMTMIFHLWKVPENILSADTVSQLSAIGKLTEYERASFASSLRPIYLVMSLILLMMVFVSFSLPKSAVEHS, encoded by the coding sequence ATGAGAAGAAAAGTTTCCTCACAACCAGGCACTCTTCGCATTCTCTCTTCGTTAGGCCTGGGGATGTTTCTTGCCGCCCTTGATCAAACAGTGATGTCCACGGCGGCGCTGACAATCTCAAGAGATTATGGCCATATTTCTTGGCAGGGGTGGCTCCTGACCTCATACCTTTTGGCTGCATTGATAACGACTCCGATCTACGGGCGACTTTCAGATCGATGGGGCAGGCGGCCTCTCTTTCTCATGGCACTCCTTCTCTTCGGTCTGGGATCGCTTTTGGCGGCGTGCGCTCCGGCGTTTTCGATTCTGGTGATTGGTCGCTCGATTCAAGGGTTAGGCGCAGGGGGCCTTTATTCATTGGCATTTGCGGTTATAGCTGACCTTCTGCCTCCGCGCGAGCGTGGTCGTTACATTCTGTTATTTGTTGCCATTTTCGGATCATCCAGCATCCTAGGTCCGCTTATCGGCGGAGTAATTGCAGCGCAGCAGACAATTTTGGGAATCTCTGGCTGGCGATGGATTTTTATCATAAACATCCCATTAGTCCTCATTGCACTGGTCAGAGCATTCTTAGATTTACACGTCAAACAGGAGTTGGCAGACCACCGTTTCGATTATTTGGGAGTAACGCTCCTGGGCACTTCCATTTTGACTCTACTTTTGGAAGTGCAAGCCGCAACGATTCATATTCTTGGTCTTGAACAGGTAGGACTTTTAGTTATTTTTGTAGTTACGACCGTTGCATTTGGAATTGTGGAACGAAGGCGGAAGGACGATGCGCTAATCCCCGTGCATTTCTTTGAGAATCACCTCTTCCGGGTGACGGTCATATCAAGCGCCGTATCTGGGGCGGCCATGCTTGTCGCTATCGCATTAGTTCCACTTGCAATCCAAATTGTTCATTTTAAAAGTGCAGCGATAGCAGGAGTAATTCTACTGGCTTCAGGATTTGGCAATCTTTTTGGTTCAAGTCTTGGGAGTCGCTCCCTGTCGAAATCAAGTGAGTATCGCTGGATGTTGACCGGTGGTTTGGGATTTATGTCGGCGGGATTTATTGGTCTGGCGCTTAGGGAGCAACTCATTAATTCAGCAGTCGCTCTAGTTCTGATAGGCGTTGGTTCTGGCTTAGTAACGCAATTTACTTCAGTGGTGGCTCCATCGGCTCTCGGAAATAAGTACCGTGGCGCTGGCTCATCTTTAAACACATTTTTTCGCCAGTTGGGAGGCCTACTCGGGGTAGGCCTAGCCATGACGATGATCTTCCACTTATGGAAAGTTCCCGAAAATATTCTCTCTGCTGACACGGTAAGCCAACTGTCAGCGATTGGTAAGTTGACGGAATATGAACGAGCGAGTTTTGCAAGTTCATTGAGACCTATTTACTTGGTAATGAGCCTTATTTTGTTGATGATGGTCTTTGTATCATTCTCACTTCCAAAGAGTGCGGTAGAGCATTCCTAG
- a CDS encoding 2-oxoacid:ferredoxin oxidoreductase subunit beta — protein sequence MTDVALTKKDFTSDQEVRWCPGCGDYSILSTVQSYLPELGIPRENVVFISGIGCSSRFPYYLNTFGMHSIHGRAPAIASGLAISRPDLTVFVITGDGDSLSIGGNHLIHTLRRNVELKILLFNNQIYGLTKGQYSPTSEQGKITKSTPLGSLDTPFNPISLALGAEASFVARTVDSDRKHLTETLRAATAHKGSALIEIYQNCPIFNDGAFDLVKDNETKEAALLQMVHGQPIKSSTHGVIRKGSSLEVVELGAVSESDLVVHDAHNPDPAYAFALSRLTTMDHNHVPVGVFRDVARPGYSSLVNNQISEIIADQGAGDLNKLLTSGDTWVVA from the coding sequence ATGACTGATGTGGCATTGACTAAGAAGGATTTCACTTCTGACCAAGAGGTGCGCTGGTGCCCAGGTTGTGGAGATTACTCGATTCTCTCCACCGTGCAGTCTTACCTACCTGAGTTGGGAATCCCTCGTGAAAATGTAGTTTTCATCTCAGGTATTGGCTGCTCCTCTCGTTTTCCTTATTACCTAAACACCTTCGGCATGCACTCAATTCACGGTCGCGCTCCCGCAATTGCGTCAGGACTCGCGATTTCACGTCCAGACCTCACAGTCTTCGTGATCACAGGTGATGGAGATTCGCTTTCTATCGGCGGCAACCACCTTATTCACACACTCCGTAGAAACGTAGAACTCAAGATTTTGCTATTCAATAACCAGATCTACGGATTAACAAAGGGGCAGTACTCCCCAACGAGCGAACAGGGAAAGATCACTAAATCCACTCCGTTGGGCTCACTGGATACTCCGTTTAATCCGATCTCACTTGCTCTAGGTGCGGAAGCGTCATTCGTAGCTCGCACGGTAGACAGCGACCGCAAGCACCTGACCGAAACATTGCGAGCAGCGACCGCCCACAAAGGTTCGGCTCTGATTGAGATCTACCAAAATTGCCCTATCTTCAACGACGGTGCCTTTGATCTCGTGAAAGACAACGAGACAAAGGAAGCGGCGCTCTTGCAAATGGTTCATGGTCAGCCAATAAAGTCATCTACTCATGGCGTCATTCGCAAGGGCTCATCCCTGGAAGTGGTCGAACTTGGCGCGGTCTCGGAGAGCGATCTAGTAGTACATGACGCTCATAATCCCGATCCTGCCTATGCTTTCGCACTCTCGCGCCTGACAACAATGGACCACAACCACGTTCCTGTGGGAGTTTTCCGCGATGTCGCTCGCCCTGGATATTCATCTCTGGTCAACAATCAGATTTCAGAAATTATCGCCGATCAAGGAGCAGGAGATCTCAACAAACTGCTCACCAGCGGCGATACCTGGGTCGTCGCGTAA
- a CDS encoding 2-oxoacid:acceptor oxidoreductase subunit alpha, translating to MAKPIVSLDQVVIRFAGDSGDGMQLTGDRFTMDTASLGNDLSTLPNYPAEIRAPQGTLLGVSSFQLHFADHLIQTPGDAPDILVAMNPAALKANIRDLQRGATIIVDSDEFTTRNLSKVGYQTNPLEDDSLASYKVHAVALTSLTVAALSHLSLSRKEAERSKNMFALGLLAWMYHRPVEATENFLKAKFAKKPDILEANLVAYKTGWNYGETTEDFAVSYEIAPAKMPPGKYRNISGNVALAYGLVAASQQSDLKLFLGSYPITPASDILHELSKQKKFGVITFQAEDEIAAIGSALGASYGGALGVTSTSGPGVALKGEMIGLGVMLELPLIIIDVQRGGPSTGLPTKTEQADLLQAMFGRNGESPVAVIAAATPSDCFDMAMEAVRIATTYRVPVFLMSDGYIANGSEPWKIPEVTNLPDLHVEFAHTEEDFKPYSRDPKTLARPWAIPGTKGIEHRIGGVEKADVTGAISYDPANHDFMVRTRAAKVAGITVPDIIVDDPTGNAEVLLLGWGSTFGPISAAVETLRNNGEKIAQAHIRYINPFPKNLGSILEKYSKVIVPEMNLGQLAMLLRSQYLKDVIGYNMVRGLPFTTMEIVEAAMEVLHD from the coding sequence GTGGCGAAACCGATTGTCTCCCTTGACCAAGTAGTTATTCGTTTCGCTGGAGACAGTGGCGATGGCATGCAACTCACCGGTGACCGATTCACTATGGATACTGCAAGCCTAGGAAATGACCTCTCCACGCTTCCAAATTACCCAGCTGAGATTCGTGCCCCTCAAGGCACATTACTTGGGGTCTCGTCATTCCAACTTCACTTTGCAGACCACCTTATACAGACACCAGGAGATGCTCCAGATATTTTGGTAGCGATGAACCCTGCGGCACTCAAGGCAAATATTCGTGATTTGCAAAGGGGCGCAACAATCATTGTAGATAGTGATGAATTCACGACTCGCAATCTCTCAAAAGTTGGATACCAGACAAATCCGCTTGAGGATGACTCACTTGCAAGCTACAAAGTCCATGCAGTAGCACTGACTTCTCTTACCGTCGCAGCGCTCTCCCACCTTTCACTTTCGCGTAAAGAGGCCGAGCGTTCCAAGAACATGTTCGCCCTTGGACTTCTTGCATGGATGTACCATCGCCCCGTTGAGGCAACTGAGAATTTCTTAAAAGCAAAATTTGCAAAAAAGCCAGATATTCTCGAAGCAAATTTGGTCGCCTACAAGACTGGGTGGAATTACGGCGAAACAACTGAGGACTTTGCAGTTTCGTACGAAATTGCTCCGGCAAAAATGCCTCCCGGCAAATACAGAAATATCAGCGGAAACGTCGCACTTGCCTATGGATTGGTCGCCGCTTCTCAACAGAGCGATCTCAAACTCTTCTTGGGGTCCTACCCAATTACGCCTGCTTCTGATATTTTGCACGAACTTTCCAAGCAGAAGAAATTTGGAGTGATCACCTTCCAAGCAGAAGATGAGATTGCTGCCATCGGATCCGCCCTGGGTGCTTCATATGGGGGCGCCCTGGGAGTTACATCCACATCTGGACCTGGCGTTGCGCTCAAAGGCGAAATGATTGGCCTGGGCGTGATGCTCGAACTTCCTCTTATCATCATCGATGTTCAACGTGGCGGACCGTCAACCGGACTTCCGACAAAGACCGAGCAAGCCGATCTTCTTCAAGCAATGTTCGGTCGCAACGGTGAATCTCCAGTTGCTGTTATTGCAGCTGCCACTCCGAGTGATTGTTTTGACATGGCCATGGAAGCAGTCCGAATCGCAACAACGTACCGAGTCCCTGTCTTCCTGATGTCTGATGGGTACATTGCTAATGGCTCTGAGCCATGGAAGATCCCCGAAGTCACCAATCTTCCAGATTTGCACGTTGAATTCGCGCACACAGAAGAAGATTTCAAGCCGTATTCACGCGATCCAAAAACTCTTGCGCGCCCCTGGGCAATTCCCGGCACAAAAGGCATTGAGCACCGCATCGGCGGTGTAGAGAAGGCTGACGTCACAGGAGCGATCTCCTACGACCCCGCTAATCACGATTTCATGGTCCGCACGCGCGCCGCAAAGGTTGCGGGGATTACTGTTCCAGACATCATCGTTGATGATCCGACAGGTAATGCCGAAGTGCTTCTGCTTGGCTGGGGATCGACCTTTGGCCCAATATCTGCGGCCGTCGAAACGCTCCGAAACAATGGAGAGAAGATTGCGCAAGCGCATATCCGTTATATCAATCCCTTCCCCAAGAATCTGGGAAGTATTCTTGAAAAGTATTCAAAGGTAATCGTTCCTGAGATGAATCTGGGCCAGTTAGCCATGTTGCTCCGGTCCCAATATCTCAAGGACGTCATTGGATACAACATGGTGAGAGGTCTTCCGTTTACAACCATGGAGATCGTCGAAGCTGCAATGGAGGTGCTCCATGACTGA
- a CDS encoding NfeD family protein, with protein sequence MHYWVWLAVAGGFLVIEILTMSLIFLSFSLAALIGAIAAAVWSDSPLQWVGFAIAAVLSLAVLRPFVRKYLFRKSSGSKTGMDVLIHAEAKTISSVTPEGGSIRLRNETWTARSSAGSIPADSPVTVIRIDGAVAVVTPKLSSHNA encoded by the coding sequence ATGCACTATTGGGTCTGGCTCGCAGTGGCAGGTGGGTTTCTGGTCATCGAAATCCTGACTATGAGCCTTATTTTCCTCTCTTTTTCTTTAGCGGCCCTTATAGGTGCGATAGCGGCTGCGGTATGGAGCGATTCGCCCCTGCAGTGGGTTGGCTTCGCGATTGCCGCAGTGCTCTCTCTAGCAGTACTTCGCCCGTTTGTACGCAAGTATCTATTTAGGAAATCAAGCGGCAGCAAAACTGGGATGGATGTGCTCATCCACGCTGAAGCAAAGACCATTTCGTCCGTAACTCCAGAAGGTGGATCGATCCGCCTCCGTAACGAAACCTGGACGGCGCGTTCTTCGGCTGGGTCAATTCCAGCAGATTCACCTGTCACCGTAATCCGAATCGACGGAGCCGTAGCGGTCGTAACTCCAAAACTTTCTAGCCATAACGCTTAG
- a CDS encoding SPFH domain-containing protein, with amino-acid sequence MTLNLALVVLLAIAVVIVISAIKIIPQASAGIIERLGKYHRTLEPGLNLIFPGIDRLRPLVDLREKVVSFPPQPVITEDNLVVSIDTVIYFQVTNAKSAMYEIENYIQGIEQLVVTTLRNSVGSLDLEEALTSRDHINAILRGVLDEATSKWGVRVNRVEIKAIEPPPSVQESMEKQMRADRDKRAAILTAEGEKQSQILSAEGARQADILRAEGEAQATVIRAEGEATAIAKVFKAIHDGDADEKVLAYKYLEQLSVIANGTASKVWVIPAELSATASTIAQAFKP; translated from the coding sequence ATGACGTTAAATCTTGCGCTTGTCGTACTACTTGCCATTGCAGTAGTCATCGTAATAAGTGCGATAAAGATTATTCCGCAGGCGAGTGCAGGAATTATTGAAAGGCTTGGAAAATACCATCGAACTCTAGAACCAGGACTTAATTTGATTTTTCCAGGAATTGATCGCCTTCGCCCGCTTGTTGATTTACGTGAAAAGGTCGTCTCTTTCCCGCCTCAACCGGTGATTACCGAAGATAACTTGGTTGTAAGCATTGACACCGTAATATATTTTCAAGTTACAAATGCAAAGTCCGCAATGTATGAGATAGAAAACTACATTCAGGGTATTGAGCAGTTGGTAGTTACGACTCTCCGTAACTCAGTTGGAAGCCTTGACTTGGAAGAGGCGCTTACTTCTCGAGATCACATCAACGCGATTCTGCGTGGAGTCCTCGATGAAGCAACGAGCAAATGGGGAGTAAGAGTCAATCGGGTTGAAATCAAGGCGATTGAGCCGCCCCCAAGTGTTCAAGAATCTATGGAAAAGCAGATGCGCGCAGATCGGGATAAGCGCGCGGCCATTCTCACTGCAGAAGGCGAGAAGCAGAGCCAGATTTTGAGTGCAGAGGGCGCAAGACAGGCCGATATTTTACGCGCAGAGGGTGAAGCACAGGCGACTGTCATCCGTGCAGAGGGTGAAGCCACTGCAATTGCAAAAGTATTTAAGGCTATCCATGACGGAGATGCTGACGAAAAGGTACTTGCGTATAAGTATCTTGAGCAGTTATCAGTCATTGCAAATGGGACAGCCAGCAAAGTGTGGGTGATCCCGGCAGAACTTTCCGCCACGGCAAGCACTATTGCTCAAGCCTTCAAGCCCTGA
- a CDS encoding ABC transporter permease — protein sequence MSIKRTWATARRILSQLSHDPRTIALMILAPCLLMTILKYVYQDQPEVFQRVAGSLLGIFPMLVMFLITSVATLRERTSGTLERLLILPISRLEFILGYAKAFGIAALVQAVVVSTVALGPLGLKIAGSQGMLIVVAILDALLGMAIGLFVSSFAKTEFQAVQFLPAVLFPQLLLSGLLAPRESMPVLFQWISDVLPLTYAVNATKIVISGTGSIGPDLLYIALFLIALLTAGSLTLKRKTK from the coding sequence ATGAGCATCAAGCGGACTTGGGCTACCGCCCGACGAATCCTTTCACAACTGAGTCACGACCCACGCACCATTGCACTTATGATTCTGGCTCCCTGCCTACTGATGACTATTTTGAAATACGTCTACCAAGATCAACCAGAAGTATTTCAACGGGTGGCCGGTTCGCTCCTCGGTATCTTTCCAATGCTGGTTATGTTCCTCATTACAAGTGTCGCAACGCTACGCGAACGTACTTCCGGAACTCTCGAGAGACTTCTTATTCTGCCAATCTCTCGTCTTGAATTCATTCTGGGATACGCAAAGGCTTTCGGAATCGCGGCGTTAGTTCAGGCAGTTGTGGTTTCGACAGTTGCACTCGGACCACTGGGTCTTAAGATCGCCGGCTCGCAAGGAATGCTTATTGTAGTTGCAATTCTTGATGCCCTACTCGGCATGGCAATCGGCCTCTTTGTCAGTTCCTTCGCAAAAACAGAGTTCCAAGCAGTTCAATTCCTTCCGGCGGTCTTGTTCCCTCAACTTCTTCTCAGTGGGCTTCTCGCTCCACGCGAAAGTATGCCCGTACTCTTCCAGTGGATCTCCGACGTATTGCCCCTCACCTACGCGGTGAATGCGACGAAAATCGTCATAAGCGGAACGGGTTCCATTGGCCCTGATCTGCTCTACATTGCCCTCTTTCTCATTGCACTGCTCACGGCAGGTTCGTTGACTCTTAAGAGAAAGACGAAATAG
- a CDS encoding ABC transporter ATP-binding protein, with amino-acid sequence MRDNKMIIPNLSMSVGRGIIAGILGPSGSGKTTIFRSIVGVQHTQAGTITVLGQPAGAKDLRTRIGYFTQSASIYSDLTCLENLHYFARLLGDSEISVEEIINLVDLRMNRKQIASSLSGGERARLALATALLGKPELLILDEPTVGLDPVLRRDLWDLFHRLADQGKTLLISSHVMDEADRCDLLFLLRDGEVLASGTPQGLKEETGKDEMEDVFISLVEKI; translated from the coding sequence GTGCGTGACAACAAGATGATCATCCCCAATCTCAGCATGAGCGTCGGACGGGGGATCATTGCCGGCATCCTCGGTCCAAGCGGTAGCGGGAAAACCACGATCTTTCGCAGCATTGTAGGAGTCCAACACACTCAAGCTGGGACGATAACTGTGCTTGGTCAACCCGCTGGTGCAAAAGACTTACGCACTCGAATTGGATATTTCACACAGAGTGCCAGCATCTATTCAGATCTCACCTGTCTTGAGAATCTTCACTACTTCGCGCGCCTATTAGGTGACTCTGAGATCTCCGTCGAGGAGATCATCAATCTTGTAGATCTGCGAATGAATCGTAAACAAATCGCTTCATCCCTCTCTGGAGGCGAGCGAGCACGCCTTGCTCTTGCCACTGCACTACTTGGGAAACCTGAATTACTAATTCTTGATGAGCCAACTGTGGGATTGGATCCAGTTCTAAGGAGGGATCTGTGGGACCTATTTCATCGATTAGCTGACCAAGGAAAAACTCTATTGATCAGCAGTCACGTGATGGATGAAGCCGATCGTTGCGACCTCCTCTTTCTCTTGCGCGATGGGGAGGTGCTCGCATCGGGTACACCGCAAGGATTGAAAGAAGAGACGGGCAAGGATGAAATGGAAGATGTCTTTATCTCCTTGGTGGAGAAAATATGA
- a CDS encoding NADH:flavin oxidoreductase/NADH oxidase codes for MPSSLFQKIKIRDLTIENRVWVSPMCQYSATNGIVGQWHEIHLGALATGGAGLIFVEATGVVPEGRISIGCPGIWSDKHAEAFRPAVEFAHSMNRTIGIQLAHAGRKGSTMRPWDDHLIADKSEGGWQTVSASPLAFHGMSAPRELSSYEISELTDAFVQGAKRAIEVGFDVIELHAAHGYLFHQFLSPLTNLRVDEYGGDFDDRTRFLREVTEKVRASIPTGVPLFVRISASDWVEGGWDIEQSISLSKELRKLGVDLIDVSSGGLVHDAKIPFGPNYQVPFAAAIKEKAEILTSAVGLITEAEQAQEIIDSGKADAVMLAREMLRNPRWPLNAAEQLGVHVGWPDQYRRASKFYR; via the coding sequence ATGCCTTCCTCACTTTTCCAGAAAATAAAGATCAGAGACCTTACAATCGAAAACAGGGTGTGGGTCAGTCCAATGTGTCAGTACTCCGCGACAAACGGAATCGTGGGGCAATGGCACGAGATTCATTTAGGCGCATTGGCAACTGGAGGTGCCGGGCTAATCTTTGTTGAAGCGACAGGTGTAGTTCCTGAGGGAAGAATTTCTATCGGGTGCCCCGGAATCTGGTCGGACAAACATGCGGAGGCCTTTAGACCTGCTGTCGAATTCGCCCATTCAATGAATCGCACAATTGGAATCCAATTGGCGCATGCCGGTCGAAAAGGATCGACGATGCGTCCCTGGGACGATCATCTCATCGCTGATAAAAGTGAAGGCGGTTGGCAAACTGTCTCTGCAAGTCCGCTCGCATTCCATGGGATGTCTGCTCCGCGCGAACTCTCCTCGTATGAGATTTCTGAACTAACGGATGCATTCGTGCAAGGAGCAAAACGAGCAATTGAAGTTGGGTTCGATGTTATTGAATTGCACGCCGCTCATGGTTACCTTTTTCACCAATTCCTCTCTCCTCTCACCAATCTGAGAGTCGATGAGTATGGCGGAGATTTTGACGACAGAACGCGTTTCCTCCGAGAAGTGACAGAGAAGGTACGAGCATCCATCCCCACAGGCGTTCCCCTCTTTGTGCGGATATCCGCATCTGATTGGGTAGAAGGTGGGTGGGATATTGAACAGTCGATTTCACTTTCTAAAGAATTAAGGAAATTGGGCGTGGATCTCATTGATGTTTCATCCGGAGGCTTAGTCCACGATGCAAAAATTCCGTTCGGGCCCAACTATCAAGTTCCATTTGCTGCGGCAATCAAGGAAAAAGCCGAAATTCTCACCTCGGCGGTTGGATTGATAACCGAAGCCGAACAGGCCCAGGAGATCATTGACTCTGGAAAAGCCGATGCGGTGATGTTGGCGCGGGAGATGCTCCGTAACCCTAGGTGGCCGCTCAATGCTGCTGAACAATTAGGAGTCCATGTGGGTTGGCCCGATCAATATCGGCGCGCTTCCAAATTTTACCGTTGA